Proteins encoded together in one Catellatospora citrea window:
- a CDS encoding amidohydrolase family protein, whose amino-acid sequence MTTPRPTRPPPGASRAAHADPAGSANPLELRMTHPPLKTIIDAHLHVWDPSRGVYPWLGDHLAPVNRAMTLPEVTPELVDRGVEAVVLVQSADDDFDTDLMFETARSDDRVVGVVGWVPMDAPAVAANRLARLRDDPLFVGVRNLIHEREDPQWILRPDVDAGLDLLEQAGVPFDFVAGGPAALATAAEVVRRHPGLHLILDHLGAPPLQADHDQAERWSQDLAVLAGHPRVDVKLSGLYLGPDPAGDALRRAGGYLRTALELFGTHRLMYGGDWPICLLHEKYGRTLDILRHGLAQLDDAGWHDILAATAMRVYGIDRSRIAVDDR is encoded by the coding sequence ATGACAACGCCCCGCCCGACCCGGCCACCACCCGGTGCCTCGCGCGCCGCGCACGCCGATCCGGCCGGTTCCGCCAACCCCCTGGAGCTGCGCATGACCCACCCTCCCCTCAAGACGATCATCGACGCGCACCTGCACGTCTGGGATCCGTCGCGTGGCGTCTATCCCTGGCTCGGAGACCACCTGGCACCGGTGAACCGCGCCATGACCCTGCCCGAGGTGACCCCCGAGCTCGTCGACCGCGGCGTCGAGGCCGTCGTGCTGGTGCAGTCCGCCGACGACGACTTCGACACCGACCTGATGTTCGAGACCGCACGGTCCGACGACCGGGTCGTCGGCGTCGTCGGCTGGGTGCCCATGGATGCGCCCGCCGTCGCCGCGAACAGGCTGGCGCGGCTGCGTGACGATCCGCTGTTCGTCGGCGTCCGCAACCTGATCCACGAACGCGAGGACCCGCAGTGGATCCTGCGCCCCGACGTCGACGCGGGTCTCGATCTGCTGGAACAAGCAGGAGTGCCGTTCGACTTCGTCGCCGGCGGCCCCGCGGCACTGGCCACCGCCGCCGAAGTCGTACGTCGCCACCCCGGGCTGCACCTGATCCTGGACCATCTCGGTGCGCCGCCGTTGCAGGCCGATCACGACCAGGCCGAGCGATGGTCGCAGGACCTGGCGGTGCTCGCCGGTCACCCCCGGGTCGACGTCAAACTCTCCGGGCTGTACCTGGGACCCGACCCGGCCGGCGACGCGCTGCGCCGGGCCGGCGGCTACCTGCGTACGGCGCTCGAGCTGTTCGGTACACACCGGCTGATGTACGGCGGCGACTGGCCGATCTGCCTGCTCCACGAGAAGTACGGGCGGACGCTCGACATCCTCCGGCATGGACTGGCGCAGCTCGACGACGCAGGATGGCACGACATCCTCGCCGCCACCGCCATGCGGGTCTACGGCATCGACCGGAGCCGCATCGCGGTGGACGACCGCTGA
- a CDS encoding zinc-dependent alcohol dehydrogenase, with the protein MQRAVYEGERHLGVIEAPETAPGPGQVQIDVAFTGICGTDLHILHGDMDQRVAVPAVLGHEMSGTVARLGDGVDGWKPGDPVTVLPVLPCGACRTCAAGHGHVCPRLTFIGIDSAGSMQQRWNVPARALVRLPDTLDLAHGALAEPTAVAVHDVRRSGLADGEHAVVVGGGPVGLLIAVVARRTGAEVLVLEPSPQRRAVADRLGFATADPTGGDMNALIHDWTGGEGADVTFEVSGAVAGVATAVEALAPRGRLVMVAIHATPREVNLHRFFWRELTMLGARLYSPYDMATAVELVAGGQIPADDLITQVEPLERVGAAFAALESGAGVMKVLLDCAAGR; encoded by the coding sequence ATGCAGCGAGCTGTATACGAAGGCGAGCGGCACCTGGGCGTCATCGAGGCGCCCGAGACCGCACCGGGCCCGGGGCAGGTGCAGATCGACGTGGCGTTCACCGGGATCTGCGGCACCGACCTGCACATCCTGCACGGCGACATGGACCAGCGGGTCGCCGTCCCGGCGGTGCTCGGTCACGAGATGTCCGGCACGGTGGCGCGGCTCGGTGACGGCGTCGACGGCTGGAAACCCGGCGACCCCGTCACCGTGCTGCCCGTTCTGCCGTGCGGCGCGTGCCGGACCTGCGCCGCCGGGCACGGACACGTCTGCCCGCGGCTGACCTTCATCGGCATCGACAGCGCCGGGTCCATGCAGCAGCGCTGGAACGTGCCCGCGCGCGCACTGGTCCGCCTGCCCGACACCCTCGACCTGGCCCACGGGGCGCTCGCCGAACCGACCGCCGTGGCGGTGCACGACGTGCGCCGCAGCGGCCTGGCCGACGGCGAGCACGCCGTCGTGGTCGGCGGCGGGCCCGTGGGCCTGCTCATCGCCGTGGTGGCCCGCCGCACCGGGGCCGAGGTTCTGGTGCTGGAGCCCAGCCCGCAGCGGCGCGCCGTCGCCGACCGGCTCGGCTTCGCCACCGCGGACCCCACCGGCGGCGACATGAATGCGCTGATCCACGACTGGACCGGCGGCGAGGGCGCCGACGTCACGTTCGAGGTCTCCGGTGCGGTTGCCGGAGTGGCCACCGCGGTGGAAGCCCTCGCGCCCCGCGGGCGGCTGGTGATGGTGGCGATCCATGCCACCCCGCGCGAGGTGAACCTGCACCGCTTCTTCTGGCGCGAACTGACGATGCTGGGCGCCCGGCTCTACAGCCCGTACGACATGGCGACCGCCGTGGAACTGGTGGCGGGCGGCCAGATCCCGGCGGACGACCTGATCACCCAGGTGGAGCCGCTGGAGCGGGTCGGCGCGGCGTTCGCCGCGCTGGAGTCCGGGGCAGGCGTGATGAAGGTGCTGCTCGACTGCGCGGCCGGCCGGTGA
- a CDS encoding SDR family oxidoreductase: MFDLTGKLAVVTGARRGIGLAVAEALAGAGADVIAVSAQLEQEGSEVVRRVTAHGRHCEVRAVDFARREAVAALAADLADRQRPVDILVNNAGTIARAPAAEHSDDDWDHVLAVDLTAQFILAREVGRAMLNRGTGKIIFTASLLSFQGGITVPGYTAAKSGVAGLTKALANEWAAHGVNVNAIVPGYIATDNNQALRDDPKRNAAIVDRIPAGRWGTPADLAGVAVFLASAASDYVHGALVPVDGGWLGR, translated from the coding sequence ATGTTCGACCTGACCGGCAAGCTCGCCGTCGTCACCGGGGCCCGCCGCGGCATCGGCCTGGCCGTGGCCGAGGCGCTCGCGGGTGCGGGTGCCGACGTCATCGCCGTCAGCGCCCAGCTCGAGCAGGAAGGCAGCGAGGTCGTCCGCAGGGTGACAGCCCACGGCAGGCACTGCGAGGTGCGCGCGGTCGACTTCGCCCGGCGTGAGGCGGTCGCCGCCCTGGCCGCCGACCTCGCGGACCGGCAGCGTCCGGTGGACATCCTGGTCAACAACGCGGGCACGATCGCTCGCGCGCCCGCGGCCGAGCACAGCGACGACGACTGGGACCATGTGCTCGCGGTCGACCTCACCGCGCAGTTCATCCTGGCGCGCGAGGTCGGGCGGGCGATGCTGAACCGGGGCACCGGAAAGATCATTTTCACGGCGTCGCTGCTCAGCTTCCAGGGCGGGATCACCGTGCCCGGATACACCGCCGCCAAATCGGGCGTGGCCGGACTGACCAAGGCCCTCGCCAACGAGTGGGCTGCCCACGGCGTCAACGTGAACGCCATCGTGCCCGGCTACATCGCCACCGACAACAACCAGGCGCTGCGTGACGACCCGAAGCGCAATGCCGCCATCGTCGATCGGATTCCGGCCGGCCGGTGGGGGACCCCGGCCGACCTCGCCGGCGTGGCGGTCTTCCTCGCGTCGGCGGCGTCGGACTATGTGCACGGCGCGCTGGTGCCCGTCGACGGCGGCTGGCTCGGCCGGTGA
- a CDS encoding L-rhamnose mutarotase, whose product MQVIGLHTRLKPGLEAEYERIHAKLSPEHEQALRASGVHSWHIWRDGLDLFHTVVCDDWVGMESAMAELELTERWHQVIHPLLDMAVSQRGPLPLVWQLP is encoded by the coding sequence ATGCAGGTGATCGGACTGCACACGCGGCTCAAGCCCGGCCTGGAGGCCGAGTACGAACGCATCCACGCCAAGCTGTCGCCGGAGCACGAACAGGCCCTGCGTGCCAGCGGGGTCCACTCGTGGCACATCTGGCGCGACGGGCTCGACCTGTTCCACACCGTCGTGTGCGACGACTGGGTCGGCATGGAGTCCGCGATGGCGGAACTGGAGCTGACCGAACGCTGGCACCAGGTGATCCATCCGCTGCTGGACATGGCCGTCTCCCAGCGAGGTCCGCTGCCCCTGGTGTGGCAACTGCCCTGA
- a CDS encoding aldo/keto reductase, with amino-acid sequence MIPSAPAAMPTRPLGRTGLSVTTLGFGASGIGNLGYARPDLDAAQAVHAAWEAGIRMFDTAPHYGLGLSERRLGEALRAYPRDAYLLSTKVGRLLRPHPAPTGSDLAAGGFDVPDDLVRVWDFSADGVARSIEESLTRLGVDRIDIVYVHDPDDAVDDAVSHAVPALIALRDQGVIGAVGVGMNQWQAPLRMVRETDLDVVMLAGRYTLLDRSGEQLLDECESRGVAVVAAAPFNSGILARPWPQDGVNFNYGPAPDEVLQQARRLAETCREHDVALPVAALQFPLRHPAVASVVTGMRSADHVADAVTGMRTPVPDGLWQATR; translated from the coding sequence GTGATTCCATCCGCCCCAGCGGCGATGCCCACCCGGCCGCTCGGCCGCACCGGCCTGAGCGTGACCACGCTGGGCTTCGGCGCGTCCGGGATCGGCAACCTGGGCTACGCCAGACCCGACCTCGACGCCGCGCAAGCCGTCCACGCCGCGTGGGAGGCGGGGATTCGTATGTTCGACACCGCACCCCACTACGGGCTCGGCCTGTCGGAGCGGCGGCTGGGCGAGGCGCTGCGCGCCTACCCGCGCGACGCCTACCTCCTGTCCACCAAGGTCGGCCGGCTGCTGCGCCCCCATCCCGCACCGACCGGCTCCGATCTCGCCGCCGGCGGCTTCGACGTTCCCGACGATCTGGTCCGCGTCTGGGACTTCAGCGCCGACGGCGTCGCCCGAAGCATCGAGGAGAGCCTGACCAGACTGGGTGTCGACCGCATCGACATCGTCTACGTCCATGACCCCGACGATGCCGTCGACGACGCCGTCAGCCATGCCGTTCCCGCCTTGATCGCGCTGCGCGACCAGGGCGTGATCGGTGCGGTCGGCGTCGGCATGAACCAGTGGCAGGCTCCGCTGCGCATGGTGCGGGAGACCGACCTCGACGTCGTCATGCTGGCCGGCCGGTACACCCTGCTCGACCGCTCGGGCGAGCAGCTGCTCGACGAGTGCGAGAGCAGGGGGGTGGCCGTCGTCGCGGCCGCGCCGTTCAACTCGGGCATCCTGGCCCGGCCGTGGCCGCAGGACGGCGTCAACTTCAACTACGGACCAGCACCGGACGAGGTGCTCCAGCAGGCTCGCCGACTGGCCGAGACCTGCCGGGAGCACGACGTCGCGCTGCCCGTCGCCGCGCTGCAGTTCCCGCTGCGTCATCCGGCCGTGGCTTCCGTCGTCACCGGCATGAGATCGGCCGATCACGTGGCGGACGCGGTGACGGGAATGCGGACACCGGTGCCGGACGGTCTCTGGCAGGCGACGCGCTAG
- a CDS encoding ricin-type beta-trefoil lectin domain protein gives MASALSRAHRPTKRRWTLLARYAAALLLAASALSATPASAAVMTTLYVSPTGSGTACSAASPCSLTQAQSSVRGIAPSMTGDIVVQLAGGTYALSAPLTFTSADSGANGYTVFWQAASGALPVISGGQRVTGWTQVDATQNIWRAGASAGFDTRQLYVNGRLATRARTQVNRGDFTMTTSGMTFTSSALSYLNNVAAEDRIELESVNSFTDRYVPVQSISGNTITMEQPAWNNNTFGYDTLSSPFRAGPMYLVNAREFLDAAGEWYLDTSAGQLYYKPLSGENMSTADVQLPRLESLLRIGGSYAAPAHHLAFAGLQFSHTSWLQPNTGQGYADQQTGAYIYGTWSRPSNWLSSCQSGCPQFEATRPNWRQMPAAVQVSAANAIRFTGNRFTNLGQVGLGIGNDANAHATGVGLGASDIDVIGNTFEQIAAGAVIAGGVQADAHHPGDTRMTNRDIVYSNNSVHDVAIDYRSHVGLLMTYTADSAMTNNEVYNLPYTGISIGYGWGANDAGGAQDYIDRGLYNYQPRYTTATIASNYRVQANYVHDVMRQMTDGAAFYALSALPGTTINQNWFRNTNGWLGLYFDEGARYMSATNNVFDNIGQWAYGQHWANNNTGNLTLTNNWTTSTNTNITSGSRGNTNTGTVVVTGGNWPTAARTVMASAGVQSSTQQGVTIVGGQSGRCVDVPNAGSTNGTQVQLWDCAGGTGQRWTYTASKQLTVYGNKCLDATGQGTVNGTRLVIWDCNGQANQQWNVNANGTITGVQSNLCVDASGNGTANGTLLHLWGCHGGTNQQWTLRS, from the coding sequence GTGGCTTCAGCTCTCAGCCGCGCGCATCGACCGACCAAACGCCGATGGACCCTGCTGGCCCGATACGCCGCCGCGCTGCTCCTGGCCGCGTCGGCACTGTCGGCAACGCCCGCGTCCGCCGCGGTCATGACCACCCTCTACGTGTCCCCCACCGGATCCGGCACGGCGTGCTCCGCCGCGTCACCGTGCTCGCTGACCCAGGCCCAGTCATCGGTGCGCGGTATCGCGCCGTCGATGACCGGGGACATCGTGGTGCAGCTCGCCGGTGGCACCTACGCCCTGTCCGCGCCGCTGACGTTCACGTCCGCCGACTCGGGCGCCAACGGCTACACCGTGTTCTGGCAGGCCGCGTCGGGCGCCCTGCCGGTCATCTCCGGCGGGCAGCGGGTCACGGGCTGGACGCAGGTCGACGCGACGCAGAACATCTGGCGGGCCGGCGCGAGCGCCGGTTTCGACACCCGCCAGCTCTACGTCAACGGCCGTCTCGCGACCCGGGCCCGTACGCAGGTCAACCGCGGCGACTTCACCATGACGACCAGTGGTATGACCTTCACCAGCAGCGCGCTGTCGTATCTGAACAACGTCGCCGCGGAGGACCGCATCGAGCTGGAGTCGGTGAACTCGTTCACCGACCGGTACGTGCCGGTGCAGTCCATCAGCGGCAACACGATCACCATGGAGCAGCCGGCCTGGAACAACAACACCTTCGGCTACGACACGCTGAGCAGCCCGTTCCGGGCCGGGCCGATGTACCTGGTCAACGCGCGTGAGTTCCTGGACGCCGCCGGCGAGTGGTATCTGGACACCTCCGCCGGCCAGCTCTACTACAAGCCGTTGAGCGGCGAGAACATGTCCACCGCCGACGTGCAGCTGCCGCGGTTGGAGTCGCTGCTGCGGATCGGCGGCAGCTACGCGGCGCCGGCCCATCACCTCGCCTTCGCCGGCCTGCAGTTCTCGCACACCAGCTGGCTGCAGCCCAACACCGGCCAGGGCTACGCCGACCAGCAGACCGGCGCGTACATCTACGGCACCTGGTCCCGGCCGTCGAACTGGCTGAGTTCCTGCCAGTCGGGCTGCCCGCAGTTCGAGGCGACCCGGCCCAACTGGCGCCAGATGCCCGCGGCGGTGCAGGTGTCGGCGGCCAACGCGATCAGGTTCACCGGCAACCGGTTCACCAACCTCGGCCAGGTCGGGCTGGGCATCGGCAACGACGCCAACGCCCACGCCACCGGCGTCGGGCTCGGCGCCAGCGACATCGACGTGATCGGCAACACCTTCGAGCAGATCGCGGCAGGCGCCGTCATCGCCGGTGGCGTGCAGGCCGACGCGCACCACCCCGGCGACACCCGGATGACCAACCGGGACATCGTCTACAGCAACAACTCGGTCCACGACGTGGCCATCGACTACCGCAGCCACGTCGGGCTGCTCATGACGTACACCGCCGACTCGGCGATGACCAACAACGAGGTCTACAACCTGCCCTACACGGGCATCTCGATCGGCTACGGCTGGGGCGCCAACGACGCGGGCGGCGCGCAGGACTACATCGACCGGGGCCTCTACAACTACCAGCCCCGGTACACGACCGCGACGATCGCGTCGAACTACCGCGTGCAGGCCAACTACGTCCACGACGTCATGCGCCAGATGACCGACGGCGCGGCGTTCTACGCCCTGTCCGCGCTGCCGGGCACGACGATCAACCAGAACTGGTTCCGCAACACCAACGGCTGGCTCGGCCTGTACTTCGACGAAGGCGCCCGGTACATGTCGGCCACCAACAACGTGTTCGACAACATCGGGCAGTGGGCCTACGGGCAGCACTGGGCCAACAACAACACCGGCAACCTGACCCTGACCAACAACTGGACGACCAGCACCAACACCAACATCACCAGCGGCTCGCGCGGCAACACCAACACCGGCACGGTGGTCGTCACCGGCGGGAACTGGCCGACGGCGGCGCGCACGGTGATGGCCTCCGCCGGCGTGCAGTCCTCCACCCAGCAGGGCGTCACCATCGTCGGGGGCCAGTCGGGACGCTGCGTCGACGTGCCGAACGCCGGCTCCACCAACGGCACCCAGGTGCAGTTGTGGGACTGCGCGGGCGGCACGGGCCAGCGGTGGACCTACACGGCGAGCAAGCAGCTGACGGTGTACGGCAACAAGTGCCTGGACGCCACCGGCCAGGGCACCGTCAACGGCACCCGCCTGGTCATCTGGGACTGCAACGGGCAGGCCAACCAGCAGTGGAACGTCAACGCCAACGGCACGATCACCGGCGTGCAGTCGAATCTGTGCGTGGACGCCAGCGGCAACGGCACCGCCAACGGGACCCTGCTGCACCTGTGGGGATGCCACGGCGGCACGAACCAGCAGTGGACCCTGCGCAGCTGA
- a CDS encoding glycoside hydrolase family 95 protein has product MSDLTRRQVIKTGAVGAGALLMPLPWTAEAQAGSAAPAEVLAAADLALWYNQSAGTDWLRALPIGNGRLGAMVFGNVDTERLQLNEDTVWAGGPHDPANTAGAGALAEIRRLVFANQWGAAQDLINQRMLGKPVGQLAYQPVGNLRLTFPTSGSASQYHRRLDLTTATTSVTYVMNGVRYQRDVFASAPDQVIVMRLTADRTGAITFTAAFDSPQSSSVSSPDGSTIALNGTSGSMEGVTGAVRFHALAGVSASGGTVSSSGGTLRVSGATSVTLFVSIGSSYVSYRDVSGDYQGIARRHLSAARSLSYDTLLARHTADYQALFNRTTLDLGRTSAADQPTDVRISQHASVTDPQFSALLFQYGRYLLIASSRAGTQPANLQGLWNDQMAPPWDSKYTINANLPMNYWPADTTNLPECHEPVFAMIRDLAVTGARTAQVQYGASGWVTHHNTDAWRATSVVDGAFWGMWQTGGAWLATLIWDHYRFTGDVAFLSTNYPAMKGAAQFFLSTLVTEPNLGYLVTNPSNSPELSHHSNVSVCAGPTMDNQILRDLFDGCAAASEVLGVDADFRSQVRAARQRLAPMKVGSRGNIQEWLADWVETEQYHRHVSHLYGLHPSNQITKRATPTLFEAARRTLELRGDDGTGWSLAWKINFWARMEEGSRAHKLIRDLVNTSRLAPNMFDLHPPFQIDGNFGATSGIAEMLLHSHNGELHLLPALPSAWSGGQVTGLRGRGGYTVSLTWSSGQLTEALIRADRAGVVQVRARLFTGGFTVVDTADGSAVTPARVESDCVRITVQAGRTYRAQPTGQSTPTLEQLFSNAGTTNDSNTGAGDFDGNGATLSAQALALVGVTPGTTLSREGVTFRWPNVQPGGADNVIASGQSVAISGTGSKLGFLAVGTYGAVGGTATVVYADGTRQSFTLSVPDWYGGPKSGATAAIVMAYQNRPGNRRENTAATIYYAGVSLAAKPVVRVELPNISSRPASGVPTMHIFAIAIGS; this is encoded by the coding sequence ATGTCGGATCTGACACGCAGACAAGTGATCAAGACCGGTGCCGTGGGCGCCGGCGCCCTACTGATGCCGTTGCCGTGGACCGCCGAGGCGCAGGCCGGTTCGGCGGCGCCCGCCGAGGTGCTCGCGGCCGCCGACCTGGCCCTCTGGTACAACCAATCCGCCGGCACCGACTGGCTGCGCGCCCTGCCCATCGGCAACGGCCGGCTGGGCGCGATGGTCTTCGGCAACGTCGACACCGAGCGGCTGCAGCTCAACGAGGACACGGTGTGGGCGGGCGGCCCGCACGACCCGGCCAACACGGCGGGAGCGGGGGCGCTGGCGGAGATCCGGCGGCTGGTCTTCGCCAACCAGTGGGGCGCCGCCCAGGACCTGATCAATCAGCGCATGCTCGGCAAGCCGGTCGGGCAGCTCGCCTACCAGCCGGTCGGCAACCTCCGGCTCACCTTCCCCACCTCCGGCAGCGCCTCGCAGTATCACCGCCGGCTGGACCTGACCACCGCCACCACCTCGGTCACCTATGTGATGAACGGCGTGCGCTACCAGCGTGACGTGTTCGCCAGTGCGCCCGACCAGGTGATCGTCATGCGGCTGACCGCCGATCGCACCGGGGCGATCACGTTCACCGCGGCGTTCGACAGCCCGCAGTCGTCGAGCGTGTCCAGCCCGGACGGCAGCACCATCGCCCTGAACGGCACCTCCGGCTCCATGGAAGGGGTGACCGGAGCCGTCCGGTTCCACGCCCTCGCCGGGGTGAGCGCCAGCGGCGGCACCGTCTCCAGCTCCGGCGGGACGCTGCGGGTATCCGGCGCGACCAGCGTGACCCTGTTCGTCTCGATCGGGTCGAGCTACGTCAGCTACCGCGACGTGAGCGGCGACTACCAGGGCATCGCGCGCCGCCACCTCAGCGCCGCCCGCAGCCTCTCCTACGACACTCTGCTCGCCCGGCACACCGCCGACTACCAGGCGCTGTTCAACAGGACGACCCTCGACCTCGGCCGCACGTCCGCGGCAGACCAGCCGACAGACGTCCGCATCAGCCAGCACGCCTCCGTCACCGATCCGCAGTTCTCCGCGCTGCTGTTCCAGTACGGCCGGTATCTGCTCATCGCCTCCTCCCGGGCCGGCACGCAGCCGGCCAACCTGCAGGGCCTCTGGAACGACCAGATGGCCCCGCCGTGGGACTCGAAGTACACGATCAACGCGAACCTGCCGATGAACTACTGGCCGGCCGACACGACCAACCTGCCCGAGTGCCACGAGCCGGTGTTCGCGATGATCCGCGATCTCGCGGTCACCGGGGCCCGGACCGCCCAGGTGCAGTACGGGGCGAGCGGCTGGGTCACCCACCACAACACCGACGCCTGGCGGGCGACCTCGGTGGTCGACGGCGCCTTCTGGGGCATGTGGCAGACCGGCGGCGCGTGGCTGGCGACCCTGATCTGGGACCACTACCGGTTCACCGGTGACGTCGCGTTCCTGAGCACCAACTACCCGGCCATGAAGGGCGCGGCCCAGTTCTTCCTCAGCACGCTGGTGACCGAGCCGAATCTCGGCTACCTGGTGACCAACCCGTCGAACTCCCCCGAGCTGTCCCACCACTCCAACGTCAGCGTCTGCGCCGGTCCGACCATGGACAACCAGATCCTGCGGGACCTGTTCGACGGGTGCGCCGCGGCGAGCGAGGTGCTCGGCGTGGACGCCGACTTCCGGTCGCAGGTCCGCGCGGCCCGGCAGCGCCTGGCCCCGATGAAGGTGGGTTCGCGGGGCAACATCCAGGAGTGGCTGGCCGACTGGGTCGAGACCGAGCAGTACCACCGCCACGTCTCCCACCTGTACGGCCTGCACCCGAGCAACCAGATCACCAAGCGGGCGACGCCCACGCTGTTCGAAGCCGCGCGGCGGACCCTGGAGCTGCGCGGCGACGACGGCACCGGGTGGTCGCTCGCCTGGAAGATCAACTTCTGGGCGCGGATGGAGGAGGGCAGCCGGGCCCACAAGCTGATCAGGGACCTGGTCAACACGTCCCGGCTCGCACCGAACATGTTCGACCTGCATCCGCCGTTCCAGATCGACGGCAACTTCGGGGCGACGTCCGGCATCGCCGAGATGCTGCTGCACAGCCACAACGGCGAGCTCCACCTGCTGCCGGCGCTGCCCTCGGCGTGGTCGGGCGGTCAGGTGACCGGACTGCGTGGCCGGGGCGGCTACACCGTGAGCCTGACCTGGAGCTCGGGCCAGCTCACCGAGGCGCTGATCCGGGCCGACCGCGCGGGCGTGGTGCAGGTGCGCGCGCGGCTGTTCACCGGCGGTTTCACCGTGGTCGACACCGCCGACGGCAGCGCGGTGACCCCGGCCAGGGTCGAGTCCGACTGCGTCCGGATCACCGTCCAGGCCGGACGGACCTACCGGGCGCAGCCGACGGGGCAGTCGACGCCGACGCTGGAGCAGCTGTTCTCCAATGCCGGCACGACCAACGACAGCAACACCGGCGCGGGCGACTTCGACGGCAACGGGGCGACCCTGTCCGCGCAGGCACTCGCCCTGGTCGGGGTGACCCCGGGCACGACCCTGAGCCGCGAGGGAGTGACCTTCCGCTGGCCGAACGTGCAGCCGGGCGGGGCGGACAACGTGATCGCCTCGGGCCAGTCCGTCGCGATCAGCGGCACCGGCAGCAAACTCGGCTTCCTGGCCGTCGGCACCTACGGCGCGGTCGGCGGAACCGCCACCGTGGTCTACGCCGACGGCACCCGCCAGTCGTTCACCCTCAGCGTGCCCGACTGGTACGGCGGGCCCAAGAGCGGAGCGACGGCGGCGATCGTCATGGCGTACCAGAACCGGCCCGGCAACCGCCGGGAGAACACGGCCGCCACCATCTACTACGCGGGCGTGTCCCTGGCGGCGAAACCGGTCGTGCGCGTCGAGCTGCCCAACATCAGCTCACGACCGGCGTCCGGCGTGCCGACGATGCACATCTTCGCCATCGCGATCGGTTCGTAG